In the Anaerolineae bacterium genome, ATAAACTTACGAACAAAAAGATATAACGTTTCATTTCTTTCCTCCAAACGTTTTTAATGGTATAATTTGATGGTTGTTTTGTTGAGGTGTGTCTCATCTCAGTTGGGGAAGCGATGTTAAGGTCTGCTCTCTCTGTGGTTGTTTTCCGACCTTACGAATCGAAAGGGCAAGCCTTTCGATTGATTTTTCTAACTATTTGAGACATACCTTTTTTATTTCCCATGCTGAAAAAAGCTGCGTTTTGGAAAGGTGTTTATAGATATATCTTCATAGGCATCCCTCCGTTTCTATCCTCAACCAATTTGCAAGCAGACCCGCCCTTTACTTGGGAAGCTATCCCTTCACTGATCCCAAGGTTAGGCCGCGAACCATATACTTCTGGACAAATAAAATCATTATCAGCACGGGTAAGGTGACAATGGTGGCCGCGGCGTTCAGCCCGCCCCAGTCAATTTGGGTATAGGAGATAAAAGAAAATACGGCTACGGGCAAAGGTCGCGTCTCCTGGCTGGCCAGAACCAGCGAGAACATAAAGTTGTTCCAAGAGAAGATAAAGCTCAAAATAGCGCTGGCCGCAATTCCCGGTTTCACCAGCGGCAGCGAGACCTTCAGAAATGCCTCAA is a window encoding:
- a CDS encoding carbohydrate ABC transporter permease; translated protein: ARIMPGISYLVPWFIMFSNLKLIGTYYALILSHLLVTLPMTVWLMIGFFEDIPQELDEAALIDGCNLFEAFLKVSLPLVKPGIAASAILSFIFSWNNFMFSLVLASQETRPLPVAVFSFISYTQIDWGGLNAAATIVTLPVLIMILFVQKYMVRGLTLGSVKG